The genome window ACGGCGGTGGTGAAGGTAAGAAAAATTCAGGCCGTCACCCAGTTACTCCATGGGGTAAACCAACTAAAGGTGCTAAGACTCGCCGTAAAAAAGCTAGCGATAAGCTTATAATTTCAAGAAGGAAAGGAAAATAGAGATGGCAAGATCACTCAAAAAAGGTCCTTTCGTAGATGATCATGTAATGAAAAAAGTTATTGCCGCAAAAAATGCAAACGATAACAAACCAATCAAAACTTGGTCAAGACGTAGCACGATTGTACCTGAAATGATTGGACTAACATTTAACGTTCACAATGGCAAGAGCTTTATTCCTGTATATGTTACAGAAAATCATATAGGCTATAAACTTGGCGAATTTGCTCCAACACGCACATTTAAGGGTCATAAAGGCTCAGTGCAAAAGAAAATCGGCAAGTAAGGGAAGATAATATGAGTAAAGCAATTATAAAATTCGTAAGACTTTCTCCTACAAAAGCAAGACTTATAGCAAGAGAAGTTCAAGGCATGAATGCCGAGCTAGCACTTGCAAGCTTGCAATTTATGCCAAATCGTGGTGCTAAATTTATAGCAAACGCTATTAGCTCAGCAGTAGCAAATGGCGGATTTGAGCCAGAAGAGGTTGTAGTAACTAGTTGCCGCGTTGACGCTGGTCCTGTATTAAAGAGATTTAGACCAAGAGCAAGAGGAACAGCGAGCAAAATTCGCAAACCTACTTCTCATGTAATGGTAGAAGTATCTAAACCTGAAAAGAAGGAAGCATAATATGGGACAAAAAGTAAATCCAATAGGTCTTAGACTAGGAATTAACCGCAACTGGGAATCTAGATGGTTTCCAACCAAACAAAGTCTTCCTGAAAACATCGGTGAAGATTATAAAATTCGTGCATTTTTAAAGAAAAAACTTTACTATGCAGGAATTAGCCAAATTCTAATCGAAAGAACGGCTAAAAAACTTCGTGTAACCGTAGTTGCAGCTCGTCCTGGTATCATCATCGGCAAAAAAGGTCAAGATGTTGAAAACCTAAAGAACGAAGTTAGCAAACTTATCGGCAAAGAAGTAAATGTAAATATCAAAGAAGAAAGAAAAGCTCAAGCTTCAGCTCAACTTGCTGCTGAAAACGTAGCTATGCAACTTGAAAAGCGTGTCGCATTTAGACGTGCTATGAAAAAAGTTATCCAAGGTGCTCAAAAATCAGGCGCTAAAGGTATCAAAATTTCAGTTGCTGGTCGTTTAGGTGGCGCTGAGATGGCAAGAACCGAGTGGTATCTAGAAGGTCGCGTTCCGCTTCATACTCTTAGAGCAAAGATTGATTACGGTGTAGCTGAGGCTCATACGACTTATGGAAACATAGGTATTAAAGTATGGATTTTTAAAGGTGAGGTTCTTCAAAAAGGTGTTCAACCTGAGAAAACCGAAGAAGAAGCACCTAAGAAAACACGTAGAGCAAGAAGAGGTAAATAATTATGTTGATGCCTAAAAGAACGAAATTTCGTAAGCAAATGAAAGGTCGCAACCGTGGTTATGCGACTCGTGGAGCATCTTTAGCAACTGGCGAATTTGCACTTAAAGCTGTTGAGGCTGGTAGAATAAATTCTCGCCAAATAGAAGCTGCTCGTCAAGCTCTAACTCGTCACGTAAAAAGACAGGCTAAAATTTGGATTAGGGTTTTCCCTGATAAGCCACTTACTAAAAAACCTCTACAAACTCGTATGGGTAAAGGTAAGGCTGGAGTTGAAGAGTGGGTTATGAATATCAAACCTGGTCGTATAATATTTGAAATGGCTGGTGTTAGCGAAGAGTTGGCTCGTGAAGCTCTAACTTTGGCTTTACACAAACTTCCTTTCAAATCAAAATTTGTAACGCGAGAGAGTGAAAATGAAATATACTGAGTTAAAAGATAAGAGCGTTGCAGAATTAAACGCGTTGCTAAAAGAGAAAAAGGTGCTTTTATTTACTTTAAGACAAAAGCTAAAAACTATGCAGTTAAGCAACCCTAATGAGATTAGTGCTGTTCGCAAAGAGATAGCTCAGATCAACACTGCAATTAGTGCAACAAGACAAGGGGCGTAAAATGGCATTAAAAAGAGAAATTCAAGGTGTTGTTTTACAAAAAGCTGGAGATAAGACAGCTACTATTTTGGTAGAAAGACGCGTTATGCACCCAAGATACCATAAATTTGTAAAACGCTTTAAAAAGTATTTAGTTCACGATGAGAAAAATGAGACAAGAGCAGGCGATACAGTTGTTGCGATCGAGTGCAGACCACTTTCAGCTCGCAAGAATTTTCGCTTAAAAGCTGTATTAGCAAAGGGAGTTGAGTAATGATTCAAAGTTTTACAAGACTTGCAGTTGCTGATAATAGTGGTGCAAAAGAGTTAATGTGTATAAAAGTTCTTGGTGGCAGCAAAAGACGATACGCTACACTTGGCGATATTATAGTTTGCTCTGTTAAAAAAGCTCTTCCAAATGGTAAGATCAAAAAAGGGCAGGTTGTAAAAGCTGTTGTTGTAAGAACTAAAAAAGAGGTTCAAAGAGATAATGGTTCGCTAATCCGCTTTGACGAGAATGCAGCTGTTATACTTGATAGCAAAAAAGAGCCAGTCGGCACTCGTATTTTTGGACCAGTTGGACGTGAAGTTAGATATGCTAACTTTATGAAGATTGTTTCGCTAGCTCCGGAGGTTTTATAATGGCTAATGTAAAATTTAAAGTCAAAAAGGGCGATACTGTTAAGATCATCGCTGGTGACGATAAAGGCAAAACTGGTAAAATTTTAGCAGTTCTTGCAAAAAAAGGTCAGGTTATAGTTGAGGGATGCAAAATAGCTAAAAAAGCTATCAAACCAAGCGAAAAAACTCCAAATGGTGGTCACGTAAATAAAGAGATGCCAATTGACATATCAAATGTCGCGAAAGTTGAAGGATAAGAGATATGAGTAGATTAAAAGATAAATTTAACGAAACTATCAAGCCAGCTCTCGTAAAAGAATTTGACATCAAAAATCCAATGCTTATCCCTGCGCTCGAGAAAATCGTGATCAGTGTAGGCGCTGGAGACTCTGCTAAGGATCAGAAAGTGCTTCAAAATATGGCTGATACCATTTCACTTATCGCTGGACAAAAAGCAGTTATCACTGATGCTAAAAAATCAGTTGCTGGCTTTAAAGTTCGCGAGGGTTTTCCTGTTGGTATCAAAGTAACTTTGAGAAAAGAGCAAATGTATGCTTTCTTGGATAAGCTAATCAGCGTTGCTCTTCCAAGAGTTAAAGACTTCCGTGGTC of Campylobacter concisus contains these proteins:
- the rplV gene encoding 50S ribosomal protein L22, which gives rise to MSKAIIKFVRLSPTKARLIAREVQGMNAELALASLQFMPNRGAKFIANAISSAVANGGFEPEEVVVTSCRVDAGPVLKRFRPRARGTASKIRKPTSHVMVEVSKPEKKEA
- the rplN gene encoding 50S ribosomal protein L14 yields the protein MIQSFTRLAVADNSGAKELMCIKVLGGSKRRYATLGDIIVCSVKKALPNGKIKKGQVVKAVVVRTKKEVQRDNGSLIRFDENAAVILDSKKEPVGTRIFGPVGREVRYANFMKIVSLAPEVL
- the rpmC gene encoding 50S ribosomal protein L29 — protein: MKYTELKDKSVAELNALLKEKKVLLFTLRQKLKTMQLSNPNEISAVRKEIAQINTAISATRQGA
- the rplP gene encoding 50S ribosomal protein L16 is translated as MLMPKRTKFRKQMKGRNRGYATRGASLATGEFALKAVEAGRINSRQIEAARQALTRHVKRQAKIWIRVFPDKPLTKKPLQTRMGKGKAGVEEWVMNIKPGRIIFEMAGVSEELAREALTLALHKLPFKSKFVTRESENEIY
- the rpsQ gene encoding 30S ribosomal protein S17, which translates into the protein MALKREIQGVVLQKAGDKTATILVERRVMHPRYHKFVKRFKKYLVHDEKNETRAGDTVVAIECRPLSARKNFRLKAVLAKGVE
- the rplX gene encoding 50S ribosomal protein L24 — encoded protein: MANVKFKVKKGDTVKIIAGDDKGKTGKILAVLAKKGQVIVEGCKIAKKAIKPSEKTPNGGHVNKEMPIDISNVAKVEG
- the rpsC gene encoding 30S ribosomal protein S3; its protein translation is MGQKVNPIGLRLGINRNWESRWFPTKQSLPENIGEDYKIRAFLKKKLYYAGISQILIERTAKKLRVTVVAARPGIIIGKKGQDVENLKNEVSKLIGKEVNVNIKEERKAQASAQLAAENVAMQLEKRVAFRRAMKKVIQGAQKSGAKGIKISVAGRLGGAEMARTEWYLEGRVPLHTLRAKIDYGVAEAHTTYGNIGIKVWIFKGEVLQKGVQPEKTEEEAPKKTRRARRGK
- the rpsS gene encoding 30S ribosomal protein S19, yielding MARSLKKGPFVDDHVMKKVIAAKNANDNKPIKTWSRRSTIVPEMIGLTFNVHNGKSFIPVYVTENHIGYKLGEFAPTRTFKGHKGSVQKKIGK
- the rplE gene encoding 50S ribosomal protein L5; protein product: MSRLKDKFNETIKPALVKEFDIKNPMLIPALEKIVISVGAGDSAKDQKVLQNMADTISLIAGQKAVITDAKKSVAGFKVREGFPVGIKVTLRKEQMYAFLDKLISVALPRVKDFRGLPKNGFDGRGNYNFGLSEQLMFPEVEYDKILRTHGMNITIATTAKNDKEAFKLLELFGVPFAKGK